A window of Zingiber officinale cultivar Zhangliang chromosome 5A, Zo_v1.1, whole genome shotgun sequence contains these coding sequences:
- the LOC121979698 gene encoding uncharacterized protein LOC121979698, translating into MAAKAGHFVVYTVDGTRFMVPLAFLKSCIFEELLEVSAEKFGLPSEGPITLACSGLFMEYILSMLKGSMPRDVEKALLDVGDGREINLEKCPRSKLQNQRLKEHENSIEHITNMNSWKELKMRLNKNETIDKDLQREISKERERWRQKLYQESNGNFLGLIEMIAEFDVVMQDHIRRIQDHEIHHHYLGHKIQNELISLLADNALDLSIENIRGQGYDNGSNMKGKHQGVQKRLLEINPRALYMSCACHSLNLTLSNMAHSCVKLQSKSMCIDSAMKQLDGIISYFEKYRNDGFATNVELNDLFTELKILQLTLPYEIMSAVNIINFVKNIDCYPNVAIAHRILLTMYVTVGSAERSFSKLKLLKTYMRSTMSQERLNGLTILSIEKRV; encoded by the exons ATGGCTGCCAAGGCAGGCCATTTTGTGGTCTACACTGTGGATGGCACAAGGTTCATGGTGCCATTAGCATTCCTCAAAAGCTGTATTTTCGAAGAACTCCTCGAAGTTTCAGCTGAGAAATTCGGATTGCCCAGTGAGGGGCCAATCACCTTGGCATGTAGTGGACTTTTCATGGAGTACATCCTCTCAATGCTCAAAGGAAGCATGCCAAGAGATGTGGAGAAGGCTTT GCTGGATGTTGGTGATGGAAGAGAAATAAACTTGGAAAAATGCCCAAGAAGCAAGCTTCAGAACCA acgacttaaagaacatgaaaattctATTGAACATATAACTAATATGAACTCTTGGAAGGAATTAAAAATGagattaaataaaaatgaaacaattgaTAAAGATCTACAACGAGAAATCTCTAAAGAAAGGGAGCGTTGGAGACAA AAACTATATCAAGAAAGTAATGGAAACTTTTTAGGgttgattgaaatgattgctgaatttgacgttgtgatgcaagatcatattagaCGCATTCAAGACC ATGAAATTCATCatcattatcttggtcataaaaTTCAGAATGAGTTGATTTCTCTTTTAGCCGATAATG cacttgatcttagtattgaaaatattagaggtcaaggttacgataatggttctaatatgaaaggaaaacaccaaGGAGTTCAAAAGAGGTTGCTTGAAATAAACCCAAGAGCGTTATACATGTCATGtgcttgtcatagtcttaatttgaCTCTTAGTAATATGGCACATTCTTGTGTTAAA TTGCAATCAAAATCTATGTGCATTGATTCTGCTATGAAACAATTAGATGGtataatatcatattttgaaaaatataggaaTGATGGTTTTGCAACAA ATGTTGAGTTAAATGACTTGTTTACAGAATTAAAAATACTACAACTAACTTTACCATATGAGATAATGTCGgcagttaatattattaattttgtaaaaaatatagattgttatccaaatgttGCAATTGCTCATAGAATATTGTTGACTATGTATGTTACCGTAGGATCAGCTGAAAgaagtttctcaaaattaaaattactgaAAACATACATGAGATCAACGATGTCGCAAGAGAGATTGAATGGATTAAcaattttatctattgaaaaGAGAGTttag
- the LOC121982946 gene encoding auxin-responsive protein SAUR64-like: MIPSTSRALATFRKLEEKKTSLFNQLAMLSPKRLVEKAKKRLPMALMRANSNSNSYEGTAVVAEKGHFVMYTVDGTRFMLPLAFLNSKIVQELLKLSEEEFGLLGDGPIRLACSRAFMEYIISLLYRRVSTDVEKALLSSIDANRCSASLLSHLGKDQHNLVALT; encoded by the coding sequence ATGATTCCGAGCACATCCAGAGCTTTAGCAACATTTCGCAAGTTGGAGGAGAAGAAAACTTCCTTATTCAACCAATTAGCCATGTTGAGTCCCAAGAGGCTCGTCGAGAAGGCCAAGAAGAGGCTCCCCATGGCCTTGATGAGAGCCAACAGCAATTCCAATTCCTACGAAGGCACTGCAGTGGTTGCTGAAAAGGGCCACTTTGTGATGTACACTGTGGATGGCACAAGGTTCATGCTCCCTCTAGCATTCCTGAATAGCAAAATAGTCCAAGAGCTTCTCAAGTTGTCGGAAGAAGAGTTCGGGTTGCTCGGTGATGGCCCAATCAGATTGGCCTGCAGTAGAGCTTTCATGGAGTATATCATCTCTTTGCTCTATAGGCGTGTGTCTACTGATGTGGAGAAGGCCTTGCTTTCCTCCATTGATGCAAACCGGTGTTCGGCTTCTCTGTTGAGCCATCTTGGAAAAGATCAGCACAATTTAGTAGCATTGACATAG